The following proteins come from a genomic window of Ictalurus furcatus strain D&B chromosome 26, Billie_1.0, whole genome shotgun sequence:
- the LOC128602475 gene encoding zinc finger protein Xfin-like isoform X5 gives MTSVERVRWCDSDGEFPGEMVMFMQSVALNTDLSMEDIELLHTQITALREEAVLCPGMKTEPNPFLTEQQEYLTLKPEFCSTSECKTEPHHTHIHHEDLHTLTRVEDLHAVFKSEPEPLEISHTTHTHTTHTDEHTLHTRRNSDIKHVAEEPSLKKEEHEDNCCRMTSVERVQWCDGDGEFPGEMVMFMQSVALNTDLSMEDIELLHTQITALREEVAELHHKLLTHHPKAELQHQQAVLCPGMKTEPNPFLTEQQEYLTLKPEFCSTSECKTEPHHTHIHHEDLHTLTRVEDLHAVFKSEPEPLEISHTTHTHTDEHTLHTRIKKCSVQLVDFRNLNIKHATKELKSLKKEEHEDNTTDGLNTFDPADTRSTSNKTRAKDLERHTSKLLCEELSEKPFRCSLCDKSFTLEFNLLKHQKLHAGEKPFCCKCCGKTFTQLYNLTSHQRTHTGEKPFLCSQCGKRFSQASKLKTHGRIHTGEKPYACLTCEKRFSDSSTLNKHQRTHTGEKPYKCKKCGKRFGQSAHLVKHYRTHNRKYK, from the exons atGACGTCAGTGGAGCGGGTGCGGTGGTGTGACAGTGACGGAGAGTTTCCAGGAGAAATGGTGATGTTTATGCAGTCAGTCGCTCTGAACACTGATCTCTCCATGGAGGACATCGAGCTTCTCCACACTCAGATCACTGCACTGAGGGAAGAG GCAGTGTTGTGTCCTGGAATGAAGACTGAACCGAATCCTTTCCTAACGGAGCAGCAGGAATATCTCACACTGAAACCGGAATTCTGTTCAACTTCCGAGTGTAAAACTgaaccacatcacacacacatccaccatGAAgacctacacacactcacacgggTGGAGGACCTGCatgctgtttttaaaagtgAACCTGAGCCACTGGAAatctcacacactacacacacacacactacacacactgatgaacacacactacacactcgcAGGAACTCGGACATAAAACATGTGGCTGAAGAACCGAGTCTGAAGAAGGAAGAACATGAAGATAATTGTTGCAGAATGACGTCAGTGGAGCGGGTGCAGTGGTGTGACGGTGACGGAGAGTTTCCAGGAGAAATGGTGATGTTTATGCAGTCAGTCGCTCTGAACACTGATCTCTCCATGGAGGACATCGAGCTTCTCCACACTCAGATCACTGCACTGAGGGAAGAGGTGGCTGAACTACACCACAAATTATTAACACACCACCCAAAGGCTGAGCTACAAcaccag CAGGCAGTGTTGTGTCCTGGAATGAAGACTGAACCGAATCCTTTCCTAACGGAGCAGCAGGAATATCTCACACTGAAACCGGAATTCTGTTCAACTTCCGAGTGTAAAACTgaaccacatcacacacacatccaccatGAAgacctacacacactcacacgggTGGAGGACCTGCatgctgtttttaaaagtgAACCTGAGCCACTGGAAatctcacacactacacacacacacactgatgaacacacactacacactcgcATTAAGAAGTGTTCAGTGCAGCTGGTGGATTTCAGGAACTTGAACATCAAACACGCGACCAAAGAACTGAAGAGCCTGAAGAAGGAAGAACATGAAGATAATACAACTGATGGTTTGAACACTTTTG ACCCAGCTGATACGAGGAGCACATCTAACAAAACAAGAGCGAAAGATCTGGAACGTCACACCTCGAAGCTCCTCTGTGAGGAACTCTCGGAGAAGCCGTTCCGCTGCTCTCTCTGTGACAAGAGCTTCACTTTAGAGTTCAATCTCCTCAAACACCAGAAGCTCCACGCTGGAGAGAAACCGTTCTGCTGCAAATGCTGCGGGAAAACCTTCACACAGTTGTACAACCTGACATCTCACCAGAGAACACACACCGGAGAAAAACCCTTCCTGTGCAGCCAGTGTGGAAAACGCTTCTCTCAAGCCTCCAAGCTGAAAACTCACGGCAGAATCCACACGGGAGAAAAACCCTACGCGTGTCTGACCTGCGAGAAGCGCTTCTCCGATTCTTCCACGCTTAATAAGCACCAGAGAACACACACCGGAGAGAAACCGTACAAGTGCAAGAAGTGCGGGAAGAGATTCGGACAGTCGGCTCACCTCGTGAAGCATTACAGAACACACAATCGCAAATACAAATGA
- the LOC128602475 gene encoding zinc finger protein Xfin-like isoform X3, with protein sequence MTSVERVRWCDSDGEFPGEMVMFMQSVALNTDLSMEDIELLHTQITALREEVAELHHKLLTHHPKAELQHQAVLCPGMKTEPNPFLTEQQEYLTLKPEFCSTSECKTEPHHTHIHHEDLHTLTRVEDLHAVFKSEPEPLEISHTTHTHTTHTDEHTLHTRRNSDIKHVAEEPSLKKEEHEDNCCRMTSVERVQWCDGDGEFPGEMVMFMQSVALNTDLSMEDIELLHTQITALREEVAELHHKLLTHHPKAELQHQQAVLCPGMKTEPNPFLTEQQEYLTLKPEFCSTSECKTEPHHTHIHHEDLHTLTRVEDLHAVFKSEPEPLEISHTTHTHTDEHTLHTRIKKCSVQLVDFRNLNIKHATKELKSLKKEEHEDNTTDGLNTFDPADTRSTSNKTRAKDLERHTSKLLCEELSEKPFRCSLCDKSFTLEFNLLKHQKLHAGEKPFCCKCCGKTFTQLYNLTSHQRTHTGEKPFLCSQCGKRFSQASKLKTHGRIHTGEKPYACLTCEKRFSDSSTLNKHQRTHTGEKPYKCKKCGKRFGQSAHLVKHYRTHNRKYK encoded by the exons atGACGTCAGTGGAGCGGGTGCGGTGGTGTGACAGTGACGGAGAGTTTCCAGGAGAAATGGTGATGTTTATGCAGTCAGTCGCTCTGAACACTGATCTCTCCATGGAGGACATCGAGCTTCTCCACACTCAGATCACTGCACTGAGGGAAGAGGTGGCTGAACTACACCACAAATTATTAACACACCACCCAAAGGCTGAGCTACAAcaccag GCAGTGTTGTGTCCTGGAATGAAGACTGAACCGAATCCTTTCCTAACGGAGCAGCAGGAATATCTCACACTGAAACCGGAATTCTGTTCAACTTCCGAGTGTAAAACTgaaccacatcacacacacatccaccatGAAgacctacacacactcacacgggTGGAGGACCTGCatgctgtttttaaaagtgAACCTGAGCCACTGGAAatctcacacactacacacacacacactacacacactgatgaacacacactacacactcgcAGGAACTCGGACATAAAACATGTGGCTGAAGAACCGAGTCTGAAGAAGGAAGAACATGAAGATAATTGTTGCAGAATGACGTCAGTGGAGCGGGTGCAGTGGTGTGACGGTGACGGAGAGTTTCCAGGAGAAATGGTGATGTTTATGCAGTCAGTCGCTCTGAACACTGATCTCTCCATGGAGGACATCGAGCTTCTCCACACTCAGATCACTGCACTGAGGGAAGAGGTGGCTGAACTACACCACAAATTATTAACACACCACCCAAAGGCTGAGCTACAAcaccag CAGGCAGTGTTGTGTCCTGGAATGAAGACTGAACCGAATCCTTTCCTAACGGAGCAGCAGGAATATCTCACACTGAAACCGGAATTCTGTTCAACTTCCGAGTGTAAAACTgaaccacatcacacacacatccaccatGAAgacctacacacactcacacgggTGGAGGACCTGCatgctgtttttaaaagtgAACCTGAGCCACTGGAAatctcacacactacacacacacacactgatgaacacacactacacactcgcATTAAGAAGTGTTCAGTGCAGCTGGTGGATTTCAGGAACTTGAACATCAAACACGCGACCAAAGAACTGAAGAGCCTGAAGAAGGAAGAACATGAAGATAATACAACTGATGGTTTGAACACTTTTG ACCCAGCTGATACGAGGAGCACATCTAACAAAACAAGAGCGAAAGATCTGGAACGTCACACCTCGAAGCTCCTCTGTGAGGAACTCTCGGAGAAGCCGTTCCGCTGCTCTCTCTGTGACAAGAGCTTCACTTTAGAGTTCAATCTCCTCAAACACCAGAAGCTCCACGCTGGAGAGAAACCGTTCTGCTGCAAATGCTGCGGGAAAACCTTCACACAGTTGTACAACCTGACATCTCACCAGAGAACACACACCGGAGAAAAACCCTTCCTGTGCAGCCAGTGTGGAAAACGCTTCTCTCAAGCCTCCAAGCTGAAAACTCACGGCAGAATCCACACGGGAGAAAAACCCTACGCGTGTCTGACCTGCGAGAAGCGCTTCTCCGATTCTTCCACGCTTAATAAGCACCAGAGAACACACACCGGAGAGAAACCGTACAAGTGCAAGAAGTGCGGGAAGAGATTCGGACAGTCGGCTCACCTCGTGAAGCATTACAGAACACACAATCGCAAATACAAATGA
- the LOC128602475 gene encoding zinc finger protein Xfin-like isoform X4 — protein sequence MTSVERVRWCDSDGEFPGEMVMFMQSVALNTDLSMEDIELLHTQITALREEQAVLCPGMKTEPNPFLTEQQEYLTLKPEFCSTSECKTEPHHTHIHHEDLHTLTRVEDLHAVFKSEPEPLEISHTTHTHTTHTDEHTLHTRRNSDIKHVAEEPSLKKEEHEDNCCRMTSVERVQWCDGDGEFPGEMVMFMQSVALNTDLSMEDIELLHTQITALREEVAELHHKLLTHHPKAELQHQQAVLCPGMKTEPNPFLTEQQEYLTLKPEFCSTSECKTEPHHTHIHHEDLHTLTRVEDLHAVFKSEPEPLEISHTTHTHTDEHTLHTRIKKCSVQLVDFRNLNIKHATKELKSLKKEEHEDNTTDGLNTFDPADTRSTSNKTRAKDLERHTSKLLCEELSEKPFRCSLCDKSFTLEFNLLKHQKLHAGEKPFCCKCCGKTFTQLYNLTSHQRTHTGEKPFLCSQCGKRFSQASKLKTHGRIHTGEKPYACLTCEKRFSDSSTLNKHQRTHTGEKPYKCKKCGKRFGQSAHLVKHYRTHNRKYK from the exons atGACGTCAGTGGAGCGGGTGCGGTGGTGTGACAGTGACGGAGAGTTTCCAGGAGAAATGGTGATGTTTATGCAGTCAGTCGCTCTGAACACTGATCTCTCCATGGAGGACATCGAGCTTCTCCACACTCAGATCACTGCACTGAGGGAAGAG CAGGCAGTGTTGTGTCCTGGAATGAAGACTGAACCGAATCCTTTCCTAACGGAGCAGCAGGAATATCTCACACTGAAACCGGAATTCTGTTCAACTTCCGAGTGTAAAACTgaaccacatcacacacacatccaccatGAAgacctacacacactcacacgggTGGAGGACCTGCatgctgtttttaaaagtgAACCTGAGCCACTGGAAatctcacacactacacacacacacactacacacactgatgaacacacactacacactcgcAGGAACTCGGACATAAAACATGTGGCTGAAGAACCGAGTCTGAAGAAGGAAGAACATGAAGATAATTGTTGCAGAATGACGTCAGTGGAGCGGGTGCAGTGGTGTGACGGTGACGGAGAGTTTCCAGGAGAAATGGTGATGTTTATGCAGTCAGTCGCTCTGAACACTGATCTCTCCATGGAGGACATCGAGCTTCTCCACACTCAGATCACTGCACTGAGGGAAGAGGTGGCTGAACTACACCACAAATTATTAACACACCACCCAAAGGCTGAGCTACAAcaccag CAGGCAGTGTTGTGTCCTGGAATGAAGACTGAACCGAATCCTTTCCTAACGGAGCAGCAGGAATATCTCACACTGAAACCGGAATTCTGTTCAACTTCCGAGTGTAAAACTgaaccacatcacacacacatccaccatGAAgacctacacacactcacacgggTGGAGGACCTGCatgctgtttttaaaagtgAACCTGAGCCACTGGAAatctcacacactacacacacacacactgatgaacacacactacacactcgcATTAAGAAGTGTTCAGTGCAGCTGGTGGATTTCAGGAACTTGAACATCAAACACGCGACCAAAGAACTGAAGAGCCTGAAGAAGGAAGAACATGAAGATAATACAACTGATGGTTTGAACACTTTTG ACCCAGCTGATACGAGGAGCACATCTAACAAAACAAGAGCGAAAGATCTGGAACGTCACACCTCGAAGCTCCTCTGTGAGGAACTCTCGGAGAAGCCGTTCCGCTGCTCTCTCTGTGACAAGAGCTTCACTTTAGAGTTCAATCTCCTCAAACACCAGAAGCTCCACGCTGGAGAGAAACCGTTCTGCTGCAAATGCTGCGGGAAAACCTTCACACAGTTGTACAACCTGACATCTCACCAGAGAACACACACCGGAGAAAAACCCTTCCTGTGCAGCCAGTGTGGAAAACGCTTCTCTCAAGCCTCCAAGCTGAAAACTCACGGCAGAATCCACACGGGAGAAAAACCCTACGCGTGTCTGACCTGCGAGAAGCGCTTCTCCGATTCTTCCACGCTTAATAAGCACCAGAGAACACACACCGGAGAGAAACCGTACAAGTGCAAGAAGTGCGGGAAGAGATTCGGACAGTCGGCTCACCTCGTGAAGCATTACAGAACACACAATCGCAAATACAAATGA
- the LOC128602475 gene encoding zinc finger protein 84-like isoform X2, which yields MTSVERVRWCDSDGEFPGEMVMFMQSVALNTDLSMEDIELLHTQITALREEVAELHHKLLTHHPKAELQHQQAVLCPGMKTEPNPFLTEQQEYLTLKPEFCSTSECKTEPHHTHIHHEDLHTLTRVEDLHAVFKSEPEPLEISHTTHTHTTHTDEHTLHTRRNSDIKHVAEEPSLKKEEHEDNCCRMTSVERVQWCDGDGEFPGEMVMFMQSVALNTDLSMEDIELLHTQITALREEVAELHHKLLTHHPKAELQHQAVLCPGMKTEPNPFLTEQQEYLTLKPEFCSTSECKTEPHHTHIHHEDLHTLTRVEDLHAVFKSEPEPLEISHTTHTHTDEHTLHTRIKKCSVQLVDFRNLNIKHATKELKSLKKEEHEDNTTDGLNTFDPADTRSTSNKTRAKDLERHTSKLLCEELSEKPFRCSLCDKSFTLEFNLLKHQKLHAGEKPFCCKCCGKTFTQLYNLTSHQRTHTGEKPFLCSQCGKRFSQASKLKTHGRIHTGEKPYACLTCEKRFSDSSTLNKHQRTHTGEKPYKCKKCGKRFGQSAHLVKHYRTHNRKYK from the exons atGACGTCAGTGGAGCGGGTGCGGTGGTGTGACAGTGACGGAGAGTTTCCAGGAGAAATGGTGATGTTTATGCAGTCAGTCGCTCTGAACACTGATCTCTCCATGGAGGACATCGAGCTTCTCCACACTCAGATCACTGCACTGAGGGAAGAGGTGGCTGAACTACACCACAAATTATTAACACACCACCCAAAGGCTGAGCTACAAcaccag CAGGCAGTGTTGTGTCCTGGAATGAAGACTGAACCGAATCCTTTCCTAACGGAGCAGCAGGAATATCTCACACTGAAACCGGAATTCTGTTCAACTTCCGAGTGTAAAACTgaaccacatcacacacacatccaccatGAAgacctacacacactcacacgggTGGAGGACCTGCatgctgtttttaaaagtgAACCTGAGCCACTGGAAatctcacacactacacacacacacactacacacactgatgaacacacactacacactcgcAGGAACTCGGACATAAAACATGTGGCTGAAGAACCGAGTCTGAAGAAGGAAGAACATGAAGATAATTGTTGCAGAATGACGTCAGTGGAGCGGGTGCAGTGGTGTGACGGTGACGGAGAGTTTCCAGGAGAAATGGTGATGTTTATGCAGTCAGTCGCTCTGAACACTGATCTCTCCATGGAGGACATCGAGCTTCTCCACACTCAGATCACTGCACTGAGGGAAGAGGTGGCTGAACTACACCACAAATTATTAACACACCACCCAAAGGCTGAGCTACAAcaccag GCAGTGTTGTGTCCTGGAATGAAGACTGAACCGAATCCTTTCCTAACGGAGCAGCAGGAATATCTCACACTGAAACCGGAATTCTGTTCAACTTCCGAGTGTAAAACTgaaccacatcacacacacatccaccatGAAgacctacacacactcacacgggTGGAGGACCTGCatgctgtttttaaaagtgAACCTGAGCCACTGGAAatctcacacactacacacacacacactgatgaacacacactacacactcgcATTAAGAAGTGTTCAGTGCAGCTGGTGGATTTCAGGAACTTGAACATCAAACACGCGACCAAAGAACTGAAGAGCCTGAAGAAGGAAGAACATGAAGATAATACAACTGATGGTTTGAACACTTTTG ACCCAGCTGATACGAGGAGCACATCTAACAAAACAAGAGCGAAAGATCTGGAACGTCACACCTCGAAGCTCCTCTGTGAGGAACTCTCGGAGAAGCCGTTCCGCTGCTCTCTCTGTGACAAGAGCTTCACTTTAGAGTTCAATCTCCTCAAACACCAGAAGCTCCACGCTGGAGAGAAACCGTTCTGCTGCAAATGCTGCGGGAAAACCTTCACACAGTTGTACAACCTGACATCTCACCAGAGAACACACACCGGAGAAAAACCCTTCCTGTGCAGCCAGTGTGGAAAACGCTTCTCTCAAGCCTCCAAGCTGAAAACTCACGGCAGAATCCACACGGGAGAAAAACCCTACGCGTGTCTGACCTGCGAGAAGCGCTTCTCCGATTCTTCCACGCTTAATAAGCACCAGAGAACACACACCGGAGAGAAACCGTACAAGTGCAAGAAGTGCGGGAAGAGATTCGGACAGTCGGCTCACCTCGTGAAGCATTACAGAACACACAATCGCAAATACAAATGA
- the LOC128602475 gene encoding zinc finger protein 850-like isoform X1, translated as MTSVERVRWCDSDGEFPGEMVMFMQSVALNTDLSMEDIELLHTQITALREEVAELHHKLLTHHPKAELQHQQAVLCPGMKTEPNPFLTEQQEYLTLKPEFCSTSECKTEPHHTHIHHEDLHTLTRVEDLHAVFKSEPEPLEISHTTHTHTTHTDEHTLHTRRNSDIKHVAEEPSLKKEEHEDNCCRMTSVERVQWCDGDGEFPGEMVMFMQSVALNTDLSMEDIELLHTQITALREEVAELHHKLLTHHPKAELQHQQAVLCPGMKTEPNPFLTEQQEYLTLKPEFCSTSECKTEPHHTHIHHEDLHTLTRVEDLHAVFKSEPEPLEISHTTHTHTDEHTLHTRIKKCSVQLVDFRNLNIKHATKELKSLKKEEHEDNTTDGLNTFDPADTRSTSNKTRAKDLERHTSKLLCEELSEKPFRCSLCDKSFTLEFNLLKHQKLHAGEKPFCCKCCGKTFTQLYNLTSHQRTHTGEKPFLCSQCGKRFSQASKLKTHGRIHTGEKPYACLTCEKRFSDSSTLNKHQRTHTGEKPYKCKKCGKRFGQSAHLVKHYRTHNRKYK; from the exons atGACGTCAGTGGAGCGGGTGCGGTGGTGTGACAGTGACGGAGAGTTTCCAGGAGAAATGGTGATGTTTATGCAGTCAGTCGCTCTGAACACTGATCTCTCCATGGAGGACATCGAGCTTCTCCACACTCAGATCACTGCACTGAGGGAAGAGGTGGCTGAACTACACCACAAATTATTAACACACCACCCAAAGGCTGAGCTACAAcaccag CAGGCAGTGTTGTGTCCTGGAATGAAGACTGAACCGAATCCTTTCCTAACGGAGCAGCAGGAATATCTCACACTGAAACCGGAATTCTGTTCAACTTCCGAGTGTAAAACTgaaccacatcacacacacatccaccatGAAgacctacacacactcacacgggTGGAGGACCTGCatgctgtttttaaaagtgAACCTGAGCCACTGGAAatctcacacactacacacacacacactacacacactgatgaacacacactacacactcgcAGGAACTCGGACATAAAACATGTGGCTGAAGAACCGAGTCTGAAGAAGGAAGAACATGAAGATAATTGTTGCAGAATGACGTCAGTGGAGCGGGTGCAGTGGTGTGACGGTGACGGAGAGTTTCCAGGAGAAATGGTGATGTTTATGCAGTCAGTCGCTCTGAACACTGATCTCTCCATGGAGGACATCGAGCTTCTCCACACTCAGATCACTGCACTGAGGGAAGAGGTGGCTGAACTACACCACAAATTATTAACACACCACCCAAAGGCTGAGCTACAAcaccag CAGGCAGTGTTGTGTCCTGGAATGAAGACTGAACCGAATCCTTTCCTAACGGAGCAGCAGGAATATCTCACACTGAAACCGGAATTCTGTTCAACTTCCGAGTGTAAAACTgaaccacatcacacacacatccaccatGAAgacctacacacactcacacgggTGGAGGACCTGCatgctgtttttaaaagtgAACCTGAGCCACTGGAAatctcacacactacacacacacacactgatgaacacacactacacactcgcATTAAGAAGTGTTCAGTGCAGCTGGTGGATTTCAGGAACTTGAACATCAAACACGCGACCAAAGAACTGAAGAGCCTGAAGAAGGAAGAACATGAAGATAATACAACTGATGGTTTGAACACTTTTG ACCCAGCTGATACGAGGAGCACATCTAACAAAACAAGAGCGAAAGATCTGGAACGTCACACCTCGAAGCTCCTCTGTGAGGAACTCTCGGAGAAGCCGTTCCGCTGCTCTCTCTGTGACAAGAGCTTCACTTTAGAGTTCAATCTCCTCAAACACCAGAAGCTCCACGCTGGAGAGAAACCGTTCTGCTGCAAATGCTGCGGGAAAACCTTCACACAGTTGTACAACCTGACATCTCACCAGAGAACACACACCGGAGAAAAACCCTTCCTGTGCAGCCAGTGTGGAAAACGCTTCTCTCAAGCCTCCAAGCTGAAAACTCACGGCAGAATCCACACGGGAGAAAAACCCTACGCGTGTCTGACCTGCGAGAAGCGCTTCTCCGATTCTTCCACGCTTAATAAGCACCAGAGAACACACACCGGAGAGAAACCGTACAAGTGCAAGAAGTGCGGGAAGAGATTCGGACAGTCGGCTCACCTCGTGAAGCATTACAGAACACACAATCGCAAATACAAATGA